GGCTATTTAACTCGCTGCTTATCGCGGTCATTCTGACCGTGACAAATGTGTTCTTCGCCTCCCTGGCGGGTTATGCGTTCGCCAAACTGAAATTCCCGGGAAGCCAGGCGGTATTCTGGACCCTGCTGGGTACGATGATGATTCCGGCACAGGTAACGCTGATTCCCTTGTACATTCTGATGGTCAACGTGTTTGACCTGGGGGATACGTATACGGCCATTATTCTGCCTGCTGCGGTCAGTGTGGGCAACATTTTCTTGATGAAACAGTTCATGTCAACGCTGCCTACATCACTGATTCATGCGGCACGTATTGATGCATGCAGCGAGTTCGGCATCTTCTGGAAAGTGATTCTGCCGATGGCGAAGCCAGGGATCGCGGTGCTGGCGATTTTCACGTTTGTCGCTTCGTGGAATGAATTTTTCTGGCCATTCCTGATCACTAACTCCAACGAGATGCGCACCGTTCAGGTGGGTCTGGCTTCGTTCGTATTTGCCGAATCAACCGATTTCGGCGCAATGATGGCGGGGGCAACAATAGGTGCACTGCCGATGATCATTCTGTTTTTCTCACTGCAACGTTATTTCCTACAGGGCATTACGATTGGTGCAGTTAAAGGTTAAGTTGAACTTATATAGTTCAGGACAAGCGACAACGTAAAGGGGGATCTACCTATGGCACGCGTGGAGTTTCGCCAAGTGCGCAAAGAATTCAAAGACGATCATAAAGGAACGTTCACGGCTGTGGCCGGCTCGGACTTTGTTATAGAAGATAAGGAATTCGTGGTTTTTGTGGGTCCTTCGGGCTGTGGCAAGACGACGTCACTGCGGATGATTGCGGGTCTGGAAAAACAGACGAGTGGCGACATTGTCATCGGGGATCGGGTCGTGAATGATCTGCATCCAAAGGATCGGGATATCGCGATGGTGTTTCAGGACTATGCACTCTATCCGCATATGACCATCCGTGAAAATCTATCCTTTGGCCTGAAAAATCTGAAAAAGCCAAAGTCTTATATTGATGAACAGGTGCAGAATGCGGCCTCCATTCTGGGACTGGAAGCGATGCTGGAACGCAAACCGCGCGAGCTGTCTGGTGGTCAGCGCCAGCGTGTGGCAGTAGGACGTGCGATCGTCCGTGATCCGCAGGTGTTTTTATTCGACGAACCACTGTCCAATCTGGATGCCAAGTTGCGGGTTCAGATGAGGGTGGAGTTGGGAGAACTGCATAAACGTCTCGGTGCCACGATTGTGTACGTGACGCATGATCAGGTGGAGGCCATGACACTTGGAGAACGCATCGTGGTCATGAATCATGGAGATATTCAGCAGGTGGCTTCACCGAAAGAACTGTATGCGAGTCCGCGAAATATGTTTGTTGCCGGATTTATTGGTTCCCCGGCGATGAACTTTATTGATGCACGGATTGAAGGCACACAGGTTGTCATCGAGGGAGCCTCATTCACCTTGCCAGCCGATGTACTTGCTCGTTTGCAGAGCCATCAGGGCAAGCCGGTGATTATGGGACTGCGCCCAGAGCATATTTTTGGTGACGATGTCGCTCCGAATATCCCGACAGACCATATGCTGCAGGCGCGAGTTCAGGTTGTAGAGCATCTGGGCTCCGAGAATTTGGTGTATTTCCATTCCGGTGCCCGTACGGTCACGGCCAAGGTTCATCCGGAAACACATGCGTATGTAGGAATGGACAAAAATTTTGTGCTGGACTTGCGTAAGGCGCACTTTTTCGATCCAGAGACGGAGCTTGCGATTGGACGGGAATAAAAGACGAGGCCTGGCGAAGAAGGAACGGTTAGAAAGGGGAGGGTGAAGATGCGTAAGCTGAGTGAAGTGTTGATCAAGTCAGGTGCAGAAATCTATCGGGATATTATTCCGGTGGCCTTGTACAGTGTCGTTAGCTCCATCGTATTGGTTCCCATTCTGATGTTTGCTCCACTGCCAATCGCGGTGCTGCTTCTGGCCTTGATATATATGCCCATCCTGTTCGGTGTCAGTTATGCCGTACATCACAGGCTGGAACGCAAGGAACGCCGCAATGGGCTTAAGGATATCTGGTTCGGAACGGTGAAGGGAATGATCCCCGGAGGATCAGTAGGTGTACTTTTCGCCGTGCTTGGCTTCATTCTCTGGTCAACCTGGTGGTATTACGGCGGACAGGGCGGGATTACAGGTACAGCAGTGAGCATGTTCCAAACCTTCTTCGTCCTCATGGCGCTGATGTCACAGTTCTATACTTGGCAGCTTGTTTTACAAAAAAACATGGGCATCCTTCAGGCGATGGGGGAAAGTGTAAAGCTGTTCTTCCGTCACCCGGGGTATACGATGGGCGCTTGTTTTCAGGCCATGTGCCTAACTGCTTTGCTGATGCTGACGGTTGTTGGCTTTGGAGCGCTGTTCGCGGGCATGTTTGCCATCTATCAGCATAAGGTGGCTCTCAATGTGCTGGAGCCTGAAGAGGAACCTGTCGTAACAGGTGGTAACGATCACCAGCATCCAGGGTGGATCAGCCAGGGGAATGTGTAATGGGTCGGTTGAATGGGGGCGGGCAGATTCCGGCTGTAAAAACGGGAGTTGACCTTCTGTCGAGAGGGTTATCGCATCCATGGTTAACAGGTGCTCGAATCGGTCTAATTACGAATCCGACTGGAATTACAGCGGATTTTGTATCGACTATAGATGTGTGCGCAGGACTGGATAATGCCGAGCTTACAGCGCTCTACGCCTGTGAGCACGGACTGGATGGAGAACTTCAGGCGGGTGTCAGATTCGGAGACATGCGTCACCCACGTCTGGACATTCCGGTGTTCAGCCTGTATGGAGATCACAAGAAACCTACGCCTGCAATGCTGGCTGGAGTCGATACGGTGCTGTTCGACATTCAGGATGTGGGCGTTCGTTATTACACGTATGTCTCAACCTTGTTCTATATGATGGAGGTCTGCGCTGGAGCAGGCAAACGTATGCTGATTCTGGACCGTCCCAATCCGCTGGGTGGAAACGTTGTGGAAGGCGGTGTACTAAACGCGGGGTATGAATCACTCGTTGGCGCTTGGCGTGTCCCTGTACGTACCGGATTGACGGTAGGTGAACTCGCCCTGATGGTCAACAGCGAGATGGATGTACCTTGCGAATTGGACGTGATTGCGATGGAAGGTTGGCAGCGTTCCATGAGGTTCACGGATTGCCAGCTTCCCTGGATGTTGCCCTCCCCCAATATGCCTACACTGGATAGCGTGCAGGTATATGCGGGCACATGCCTGTTCGAAGGCACTAATGTATCGGAGGGCAGGGGCACGACCCGCCCATTCGAGTGGATTGGGGCACCCTGGGTTGAGGGTGAGCGTTTGGCGGAACGATTTCGGGAATACAAGCTGGAAGGTGTGCATGTGCATCCGGTGTACATGTCGCCAACATTCTCCAAACATGCAGGTGAGCTGTGTGGTGGCGTAAGGATCTTTGTAACGGACAGCAGGAAATTCCGGGCGGTAGAGACGGGGCTAGTGCTTTTGCATGAACTGGTTTCACTCTATCCGGAGCAATTCTGCTGGTTAGAGCCACCAGAGCCGGGTTCGAGGTACTTTATCGACCTGCTGGCAGGGGGGAAGGCAGTCAGGGAAACCATTCATGACCGGGCGGAATTCGTTCGTTTAATGGAAGCGTGGAATGTACAGGCAGCAGAATGGAAGGAGCGGCGAAAGCCATTTTTGTTATATCCATAAACGGATGTTTGTCATCGGAAGGAGGCATGAAATGAGTGGGCAAAAAGAGTTATACCAGTCTCATCTGAGACAGATGACCTTGCGTGAGAAAGTCGGGCAAATGCTGCTTTGCGGCTTTCATGGCACTGAAGCTGCTGGCGATGTGGAATCCTTTCTCCGAAAGTATCCCATTGGTGGGGTGATCTATTTTGCGCGCAACGTTGAGTCGCCAGAGCAGGTAGAGCGGTTATCGTCGGGGCTACAACAGATTGCTAGAAGCAGCGGTAATCTGCCGCTCTGGATATCCATTGATCAGGAGGGTGGCATGGTTGCCCGAATCACCGAAGGGATAGCCTTGATGCCGGGACAAATGGCCATTGCCGCTGCCGGTTCCATAGACGATGCGTATCAGGCGGCATATATCAGTGGA
The window above is part of the Paenibacillus sp. 1781tsa1 genome. Proteins encoded here:
- a CDS encoding exo-beta-N-acetylmuramidase NamZ domain-containing protein; this encodes MGRLNGGGQIPAVKTGVDLLSRGLSHPWLTGARIGLITNPTGITADFVSTIDVCAGLDNAELTALYACEHGLDGELQAGVRFGDMRHPRLDIPVFSLYGDHKKPTPAMLAGVDTVLFDIQDVGVRYYTYVSTLFYMMEVCAGAGKRMLILDRPNPLGGNVVEGGVLNAGYESLVGAWRVPVRTGLTVGELALMVNSEMDVPCELDVIAMEGWQRSMRFTDCQLPWMLPSPNMPTLDSVQVYAGTCLFEGTNVSEGRGTTRPFEWIGAPWVEGERLAERFREYKLEGVHVHPVYMSPTFSKHAGELCGGVRIFVTDSRKFRAVETGLVLLHELVSLYPEQFCWLEPPEPGSRYFIDLLAGGKAVRETIHDRAEFVRLMEAWNVQAAEWKERRKPFLLYP
- a CDS encoding carbohydrate ABC transporter permease, with amino-acid sequence MKSTQKKTLLVVASILLVVWALVTVIPMYWMLVGSVQDSAMSASFKPQMIPEQLSLSPYERFFAKTDAWRWLFNSLLIAVILTVTNVFFASLAGYAFAKLKFPGSQAVFWTLLGTMMIPAQVTLIPLYILMVNVFDLGDTYTAIILPAAVSVGNIFLMKQFMSTLPTSLIHAARIDACSEFGIFWKVILPMAKPGIAVLAIFTFVASWNEFFWPFLITNSNEMRTVQVGLASFVFAESTDFGAMMAGATIGALPMIILFFSLQRYFLQGITIGAVKG
- a CDS encoding ABC transporter ATP-binding protein, with product MARVEFRQVRKEFKDDHKGTFTAVAGSDFVIEDKEFVVFVGPSGCGKTTSLRMIAGLEKQTSGDIVIGDRVVNDLHPKDRDIAMVFQDYALYPHMTIRENLSFGLKNLKKPKSYIDEQVQNAASILGLEAMLERKPRELSGGQRQRVAVGRAIVRDPQVFLFDEPLSNLDAKLRVQMRVELGELHKRLGATIVYVTHDQVEAMTLGERIVVMNHGDIQQVASPKELYASPRNMFVAGFIGSPAMNFIDARIEGTQVVIEGASFTLPADVLARLQSHQGKPVIMGLRPEHIFGDDVAPNIPTDHMLQARVQVVEHLGSENLVYFHSGARTVTAKVHPETHAYVGMDKNFVLDLRKAHFFDPETELAIGRE